One part of the Vicia villosa cultivar HV-30 ecotype Madison, WI linkage group LG6, Vvil1.0, whole genome shotgun sequence genome encodes these proteins:
- the LOC131615013 gene encoding uncharacterized protein LOC131615013 — MNHIHFCVAKSVKHYAVSTFAIIDADLISTLVDLSKTETDTRQAAAWGIVNATCNGTHEQIRLLSCLGCIEALCDLLTLTDQDTLVECLDGLINILIVGKANKEKGLYNGVNIYAGMVEECGGLDKIASLQNLDNEEIYNRVVEILTQYFSENLDIVYEKNPHTSVDDTMQEDLEGDEKNLHTSVDDTMKEDLEGDEKILHTSVDDTVKEGLEGDEKNLHTSVDDTMKEDLEGDEKNLHTSVDETIKEDLEGDEKNLHTNEDDTMKEDLEGDEKNLHTSVDDTIKEDLQVDEKNLHTSVDDSMKEDLEVDEKNLHTSVDDTMKEDLEGDEENLHTSVDETIKEDLEGDEKNLHTSVDDTREEDLKVDEKNIHSSVVDTVKEGLEVDEKNLHTSADETIKKDLEGDEKNLHTSVDDTREEDLKLDEKNIHSSVVDTMKEGLEVDEKNLHTSADETVKEGLEVDEENLHTSMDDTKEEDLEGDEKNLHTSVDDTMKEDLKVDEKNLHTSVDDTIKEDLQVDEKNLHTSVVDTMKEGLEVDEKNQHTSVVDTMKEGLEGDEKNLHTSVDDTVKEDLKVDEKNFHTSVDDTIKEDLEGDEKNLHTSVVDTMKEGLEVDEKNLHTSVRVLK, encoded by the exons ATGAATCACATTCATTTTTGTGTTGCTAAATCTGTTAAACATTATGCTGTTAGCACATTT GCTATCATTGATGCAGATCTTATTAGTACACTTGTCGATCTTTCAAAAACTGAAACCGATACTAGACAGGCGGCTGCCTGGGGTATTGTCAATGCCACTTGTAATGGCACTCATGAGCAAATTCG GTTATTGTCGTGTCTAGGATGCATCGAGGCACTCTGTGATCTCTTGACCTTAACAGATCAGGATACTCTGGTAGAATGTTTGGATGGACTCATAAACATATTAATTGTTGGAAAAGCAAACAAGGAAAAGGGACTGTATAACGGAGTCAATATTTATGCTGGAATGGTTGAAGAATGTGGAGGATTGGATAAAATTGCAAGTTTGCAAAATCTTGACAACGAGGAAATTTATAATAGGGTCGTGGAAATTTTGACGCAATATTTTAGTGAGAACCTTGATATAGTATATGAAAAGAATCCTCATACTAGCGTGGATGACACCATGCAAGAGGACCTTGAAGGAGATGAAAAGAATCTTCATACTAGTGTAGATGACACCATGAAAGAGGACCTTGAAGGAGATGAAAAGATTCTGCATACCAGTGTGGATGACACCGTGAAAGAGGGCCTTGAAGGAGATGAAAAGAATCTTCATACTAGTGTGGATGACACCATGAAAGAGGACCTAGAAGGAGATGAAAAGAATCTTCATACTAGTGTGGATGAAACCATAAAAGAGGACCTTGAAGGAGATGAAAAGAATCTTCATACTAATGAGGATGACACCATGAAAGAGGACCTAGAAGGAGATGAAAAGAATCTTCATACTAGTGTGGATGACACCATAAAAGAGGACCTTCAAGTAGATGAAAAGAATCTTCATACAAGTGTGGATGACTCCATGAAAGAGGACCTTGAAGTAGATGAAAAGAATCTGCATACTAGTGTGGATGACACCATGAAAGAGGACCTTGAAGGAGATGAAGAGAATCTTCATACTAGTGTGGATGAAACCATAAAAGAGGACCTTGAAGGAGATGAAAAGAATCTTCATACAAGTGTGGATGACACCAGGGAAGAGGACCTTAAAGTAGATGAAAAGAACATTCATTCAAGTGTGGTAGACACCGTGAAAGAGGGCCTTGAAGTAGATGAAAAGAATCTGCATACTAGTGCGGATGAAACCATAAAAAAGGACCTTGAAGGAGATGAAAAGAATCTTCATACAAGTGTGGATGACACCAGGGAAGAGGACCTTAAATTAGATGAAAAGAATATTCATTCAAGTGTGGTAGACACCATGAAAGAGGGCCTTGAAGTAGATGAAAAGAATCTGCATACTAGTGCGGATGAAACCGTGAAAGAGGGTCTTGAAGTAGATGAAGAGAATCTTCATACAAGTATGGATGACACCAAGGAAGAGGACCTTGAAGGAGATGAAAAGAATCTTCATACAAGTGTGGATGACACCATGAAAGAGGACCTTAAAGTAGATGAAAAGAATCTTCATACAAGTGTGGATGACACCATAAAAGAGGACCTTCAAGTAGATGAAAAGAATCTGCATACAAGTGTGGTAGACACCATGAAAGAGGGCCTTGAAGTAGATGAAAAGAATCAGCATACAAGTGTGGTAGACACCATGAAAGAGGGCCTTGAAGGAGATGAAAAGAATCTGCATACTAGTGTGGATGACACCGTGAAAGAGGACCTTAAAGTAGATGAAAAGAATTTTCATACAAGTGTCGATGACACCATAAAAGAGGACCTTGAAGGAGATGAAAAGAATCTGCATACAAGTGTGGTAGACACCATGAAAGAGGGCCTTGAAGTAGATGAAAAGAATCTGCATACAAGTGTG AGGGTCTTGAAGTAG